In Spirochaetaceae bacterium, the genomic stretch CCCCATTTCAATTATTATTCCTTGCCACCGAGTGCTAGGCAGTAACGGTACCTTAACAGGCTACGCTGGCGGCTTAAATATTAAAGAGGAACTACTTAAAATTGAAAAGATACAGTGGCGGCCCACCGTTATGCAGCAGAAAGATTTATTTTAGGTATTATCCCTTTTAAGTACTATTAAAATAAGTAGCGGCACTTAAAAAAGAGGCTACTACCAACTACCATTAGCCATTTCTTCAAATTGCTCTCTAGGAAAAAGTGGTACGGCTAACTCTTCTTTCAACTTTTGGCTAATAACTCCACCCTCAGCATATTCCTCACCTGCTTTATGCACTAACTTTAAATAGTTATGGGTATATTCTTGTAACTGTGCAACCTTTTCGGCTTCACCAAATAATTCACCCTGCCCAGTAAAAAGAGTTTCGTAATTACCTGTAGCAAAACCCCTACTAAGTAGCCACTCAATAGCACCATAATTTCCCTCTGCCGTCCAAAAACCACAGGTAGAGATAAAAACATATTTTCTTCCTGCCATATCACCCCTTAAAGGGTGTTCACCACTTTCATTAGCGTTAGGCAGCATAGCAGGAAGCGATAACGGCAACTGCCTATCCATAAAAACCTTTAATTGACCGGGAAAGTTACTACCGTACAGAGGAAAGCTGGTAATAACCACATCAAGCCAAGCGGCTAACTTGGGTAATAGCTCATTCATATCATCTTTAATAACACATTGGCCCGGTGTAGCTGTCCAACAACCATAACAGCCTGTACAGCCCTTAATATTCAACTTAGAAAGATGGATAACCTCGGCATTATGCCAGCTAGCCCCCGCTAAAAAGGCTTT encodes the following:
- a CDS encoding flavodoxin family protein, yielding MKVLVINGSPKGERSNSLILTKAFLAGASWHNAEVIHLSKLNIKGCTGCYGCWTATPGQCVIKDDMNELLPKLAAWLDVVITSFPLYGSNFPGQLKVFMDRQLPLSLPAMLPNANESGEHPLRGDMAGRKYVFISTCGFWTAEGNYGAIEWLLSRGFATGNYETLFTGQGELFGEAEKVAQLQEYTHNYLKLVHKAGEEYAEGGVISQKLKEELAVPLFPREQFEEMANGSW